A window of Planctomycetota bacterium contains these coding sequences:
- a CDS encoding potassium transporter TrkG — protein MASGVAARRNGLAEPVHPRAVAGTVKAAFRVAPLRLLVAGYAAFTLLIAGLLCLPIASASERPMPFVDALFMAMSGVSTSGLCTVDVGTGLSGFGQAVLLLDFQVGGLGYMTFFVVFARLLSGGLGMNHRLVARESMAGPTLADVTRFFAWVALVTLCFEAVGAAVLTACWMTEFSFWKALYFGAFHSISAFCTAGFGLLSDSLVSRQGDWVVAATVTGLSLAGGIGFLVMADLCGRFRRRRMGEGPRRLSVHTKLALTVTAVVMLAGTGLIYAAERWPAGWTAADRWRASAFQAISASTTDGFNTIDIGTMSAPSLVFIMFLMFVGASPGSTGGGIKTTTLGVLALSLWGHFRQRDPNFCRRRVSDETIAKANTIFLSFLLLLLLDTVALAATERESFLRVLFEAVSALGNTGMSMGITAGLSDVGKLLLTLTMFVGRVGPLALGLSLVAPHEPARYRYAAAEVFVG, from the coding sequence ATGGCAAGTGGAGTGGCCGCACGCCGCAATGGGCTGGCGGAACCGGTCCATCCAAGGGCCGTTGCGGGAACCGTGAAGGCGGCGTTCCGTGTGGCGCCGCTGCGCCTGTTGGTCGCAGGCTACGCGGCGTTCACCCTGCTCATCGCCGGGTTGCTGTGCCTTCCCATCGCGTCGGCAAGCGAACGGCCGATGCCGTTCGTGGATGCGCTGTTTATGGCCATGTCGGGCGTCAGCACCAGCGGATTGTGCACGGTAGACGTGGGCACAGGTCTCTCGGGCTTCGGCCAAGCCGTGCTGCTGCTGGACTTCCAGGTGGGCGGCCTGGGCTACATGACCTTTTTCGTCGTCTTCGCGCGCCTGCTCTCGGGCGGACTGGGGATGAACCACAGGCTCGTCGCACGGGAGTCCATGGCCGGCCCCACGCTGGCGGACGTCACGCGCTTCTTCGCCTGGGTGGCGCTTGTGACCCTGTGCTTCGAGGCCGTCGGCGCCGCCGTCCTCACCGCCTGCTGGATGACCGAGTTCTCGTTCTGGAAGGCACTCTACTTTGGCGCCTTCCACTCGATCTCGGCCTTCTGCACGGCGGGGTTCGGCCTGCTCTCCGACAGCCTCGTGTCGCGGCAGGGAGACTGGGTGGTGGCCGCCACCGTCACGGGGCTCTCCCTGGCCGGCGGAATCGGGTTCCTGGTGATGGCGGACCTCTGTGGCCGGTTCCGCCGGCGCCGGATGGGCGAGGGGCCGCGGCGGCTCTCCGTGCACACGAAGCTCGCGCTCACCGTCACCGCCGTCGTGATGCTGGCGGGCACAGGGCTGATCTATGCGGCGGAACGGTGGCCGGCGGGCTGGACCGCGGCCGACCGCTGGCGGGCCTCGGCCTTCCAGGCCATCTCGGCCTCGACCACCGACGGCTTCAACACCATTGACATTGGGACGATGAGCGCGCCCAGCCTCGTCTTCATCATGTTCCTCATGTTCGTCGGCGCCTCCCCTGGCAGCACCGGCGGCGGCATCAAGACCACCACGCTCGGCGTCCTTGCCCTCTCGCTGTGGGGCCACTTCCGCCAGCGCGACCCCAACTTCTGCCGCCGCCGCGTATCGGACGAGACCATCGCCAAGGCGAACACGATCTTCCTGTCGTTCCTGCTCCTCCTGCTGCTCGACACGGTGGCGCTGGCCGCGACCGAGAGGGAGTCGTTCCTGCGGGTCCTCTTCGAAGCCGTCTCCGCCCTGGGCAACACGGGGATGTCCATGGGCATCACGGCGGGCCTCAGCGACGTGGGCAAGCTGCTGCTCACGCTCACGATGTTCGTCGGGCGCGTGGGGCCGCTGGCGCTCGGCCTCTCGCTGGTGGCGCCGCACGAGCCGGCACGGTACCGGTACGCCGCGGCCGAGGTGTTCGTGGGCTGA
- a CDS encoding branched-chain amino acid transaminase has translation MAGRTKAAEPVSGVAKAQKIWMDGEFVNWDDAKIHVLSHVVHYGSSVFEGLRCYSTPTGPACFRLRDHLHRLMQSAKVYRMAVPYTVEELAEATKELIHRNGQKACYVRPCVFRGYGPMGVYPLNNPVQVAIATWEWGAYLGDEAANAGIDVCVSSWTRLAPNTEPSLAKAGANYMNSQLMKMEAVINGYAEAIALDINGYVAEGSGENIFVVKDGGLVTPPSGASILPGITRHSVIVLAKELGHEVRKQIVPREGLYIADEVFLTGSAAEVTPVRSVDRIPVGDGKPGPITLAIRRAFLDLVTGKAEDRYGWLERV, from the coding sequence ATGGCTGGACGGACGAAGGCCGCCGAGCCCGTGAGCGGCGTGGCCAAGGCGCAGAAGATCTGGATGGACGGCGAGTTCGTGAACTGGGACGATGCGAAGATTCACGTGCTTTCGCACGTCGTCCACTACGGTTCGAGCGTCTTCGAGGGGCTGCGCTGCTACAGCACGCCCACGGGGCCCGCCTGCTTCCGCCTGCGCGACCACCTCCACCGCCTGATGCAGTCGGCCAAGGTCTACCGCATGGCCGTGCCCTACACGGTCGAGGAGCTGGCCGAGGCGACGAAGGAGCTGATTCACCGCAACGGGCAGAAGGCCTGTTACGTGCGGCCGTGCGTCTTCCGCGGCTATGGTCCGATGGGCGTGTACCCCCTCAACAACCCCGTGCAGGTGGCCATCGCCACGTGGGAGTGGGGCGCCTACCTCGGCGACGAGGCCGCCAACGCGGGCATTGACGTGTGCGTGTCGTCGTGGACCCGCCTGGCGCCCAACACCGAGCCGTCGCTGGCCAAGGCGGGCGCCAACTACATGAACTCGCAGCTCATGAAGATGGAGGCGGTGATCAACGGCTATGCCGAGGCGATCGCCCTGGACATCAATGGCTACGTGGCCGAGGGCAGCGGCGAGAACATCTTCGTCGTCAAGGACGGCGGGCTGGTGACCCCGCCCTCGGGCGCCTCGATCCTGCCCGGCATCACGCGCCACTCGGTGATCGTGCTGGCCAAGGAGCTGGGCCACGAGGTCCGCAAGCAGATCGTTCCCCGCGAGGGGCTGTACATTGCGGACGAGGTGTTCCTCACCGGCTCCGCCGCCGAGGTCACGCCGGTGCGCAGCGTGGACCGCATCCCCGTGGGCGACGGCAAGCCCGGCCCCATCACCCTGGCCATCCGCAGGGCCTTCCTGGACCTCGTCACCGGCAAGGCCGAGGACCGCTACGGCTGGCTCGAGCGCGTCTGA